From a region of the Spirochaetota bacterium genome:
- a CDS encoding PAS domain S-box protein, with protein MITDIQGKYQIGTGENDAQKFRIDYHSLVEASSDLIFVLDKEGNLIYINSSWKNFYNPTAEKPSSGHYSKSIPSIEHDRAAFVFDEIINKGKTFENEMIKTYNQKGQKVYLTASLSPIKSEDGEIVGLVGIMKNITEKHLAEKKAKEYSRILEIKVKEQLKQQQELKNLRDFNEDIINHAPIGIFVMDPSGIVLSENPALKQIMSHGTGDTMVGVNILNEPLFSESEFGKLYEDCRAEKKTGQAFNIPYRAITSGRDLIINATVVPVLDSNNNIERIIFMVEDHTQQSIITNRVYEAEKLSALGILASGVASELKACLNKMVMDLNFVDNNLDEGSPVAGYIGSLHHEVGRIKNITSQLVSLSTADEEDKDICDLNKILSGHQVDMMLKRLRSEGFDVTVELSPKAVLIRANQNQLQQLLMQFIENAEEAMPEKGSLTITVETVEAANGKYAKMTITDTGIGIPEENLQKIFQPFFTTKGKQATGLGLMITSSIVQNLGGSIGLKSTPGVGTSFRIVLPLVEKIS; from the coding sequence ATGATCACAGATATTCAGGGCAAGTACCAGATCGGTACCGGTGAGAACGATGCCCAGAAGTTCCGGATCGACTATCATTCACTTGTCGAAGCTTCATCAGACCTCATCTTCGTCCTCGACAAGGAAGGTAATCTCATATACATCAACTCATCATGGAAGAACTTTTACAATCCGACGGCTGAAAAGCCGAGCAGCGGCCATTATTCAAAGAGCATCCCTTCCATCGAACATGACCGTGCCGCTTTCGTGTTCGACGAAATCATCAACAAGGGCAAGACCTTTGAAAACGAGATGATAAAGACATACAACCAGAAGGGACAAAAAGTTTACCTTACCGCAAGCCTGTCCCCCATCAAATCCGAAGACGGCGAGATCGTCGGCCTTGTCGGCATTATGAAGAACATCACCGAGAAACACCTGGCCGAAAAGAAGGCCAAGGAATACAGCCGCATCCTCGAGATCAAGGTCAAGGAACAGCTGAAGCAGCAGCAGGAACTCAAGAACCTGCGCGACTTCAATGAAGACATCATCAACCACGCCCCCATCGGCATCTTCGTCATGGACCCGTCAGGCATCGTCCTTTCCGAGAATCCGGCCCTGAAGCAAATCATGAGCCACGGCACCGGCGACACCATGGTTGGCGTCAACATACTCAACGAGCCGCTTTTCTCAGAAAGCGAATTCGGGAAACTCTACGAAGACTGCCGGGCTGAGAAGAAGACCGGCCAGGCATTCAACATTCCCTATCGCGCCATAACCAGCGGCCGCGACCTCATCATAAACGCCACCGTAGTGCCGGTATTGGATTCAAACAACAACATCGAGCGCATCATATTCATGGTGGAAGACCATACGCAGCAGTCAATCATCACCAACCGCGTGTACGAGGCCGAAAAGCTATCAGCCCTCGGAATACTCGCCTCGGGCGTCGCATCGGAGCTCAAGGCCTGCCTCAACAAGATGGTGATGGACCTCAATTTCGTGGACAACAACCTGGACGAGGGGAGCCCGGTTGCAGGATATATCGGATCGCTGCACCATGAAGTGGGAAGGATAAAGAACATCACCTCGCAGTTGGTGAGTCTCTCCACGGCCGACGAGGAAGACAAGGACATCTGCGACCTGAACAAGATACTTTCAGGCCACCAGGTGGACATGATGCTGAAGCGCCTCCGCAGCGAGGGTTTTGATGTTACCGTGGAACTGTCGCCGAAGGCCGTCCTGATCAGGGCGAACCAGAACCAGCTCCAGCAGCTCCTCATGCAATTCATTGAAAACGCCGAAGAGGCCATGCCGGAAAAGGGCTCGCTCACCATCACGGTTGAAACGGTAGAGGCCGCTAACGGCAAATACGCGAAAATGACGATAACCGATACCGGCATCGGGATTCCGGAAGAAAATCTCCAGAAGATATTCCAGCCGTTCTTCACGACCAAAGGCAAGCAGGCTACGGGCCTGGGCCTCATGATAACGTCATCGATAGTCCAGAACCTCGGCGGAAGCATAGGGCTGAAGAGCACTCCCGGGGTGGGAACTTCATTCCGGATCGTCCTGCCACTCGTGGAAAAAATATCCTGA
- a CDS encoding AAA family ATPase, whose product MNKEKDIHKILEDDGFGIVNRTVLPDKPQEQVILQESDRAKDYLNFLKKKSDRDKFVTPVIPVEKIPDQKSELASIKSDEFDIPTIVGNLNWHMNRISENVIGRSEIIRQAIFAILTGEHMLLLSRTGMAKSYLAQYIFNTFEGARIFSSQASKDQTPDNYFGPYNIEEFKKGRIRHNIMGSIIEANLVFLDEFFDASDVVLRSLLTVLNERKFINGSEQIDTAVHTAIATANYMRMNEVTEAVLDRFTYKSIIPENTNVYHQLLIDHTYSMSGGKPVDPEQKIFFNQILYLYDIIKNKNRTIRIETPDFIYFMKNVLIDKFMSEMRKSDYNYFLSPRKIAKQGDFLRASALLNNRFQVNTDDLKEMYHCLTTLNSYISVKAKDKSEVDLYLDVYNQTMAHYRATGAFQQIELLLGIRQVFQEIRQNPERKDAILARKGVLQSLMDFLRKIFPTRKVEDEQKLTIESLKKNILDLTPAVEEVQELKNGIMQDYRELY is encoded by the coding sequence ATGAACAAAGAAAAAGATATACACAAGATCCTGGAAGACGACGGCTTCGGCATCGTCAACAGAACAGTGCTCCCCGACAAGCCCCAGGAGCAGGTAATTCTCCAGGAGTCTGACCGCGCGAAGGATTACCTTAACTTTCTCAAGAAAAAGAGCGACCGCGACAAATTCGTAACACCTGTTATCCCCGTTGAAAAAATCCCGGATCAGAAGAGCGAGCTCGCGTCGATAAAGTCCGATGAATTCGACATACCCACCATCGTGGGGAACCTCAACTGGCACATGAACCGTATCAGCGAGAACGTCATCGGGCGCTCTGAAATCATACGCCAGGCCATCTTCGCCATCCTCACCGGCGAGCACATGCTGCTCCTCTCCAGGACCGGTATGGCCAAATCATACCTGGCGCAGTACATCTTCAACACCTTCGAGGGGGCGCGCATCTTTTCCTCCCAGGCCAGCAAGGACCAGACGCCGGATAACTACTTCGGCCCCTATAACATTGAGGAATTCAAAAAGGGCCGCATTCGCCACAACATCATGGGTTCCATCATAGAGGCGAACCTGGTGTTCCTCGACGAGTTCTTCGACGCCAGTGACGTAGTGCTCCGCTCCCTGCTGACGGTTCTGAACGAGCGGAAATTCATCAACGGCTCGGAGCAGATCGACACCGCCGTACACACGGCCATCGCCACGGCCAACTACATGCGCATGAACGAGGTGACAGAGGCCGTTCTCGACCGGTTCACCTACAAGTCCATCATTCCGGAAAACACAAACGTGTACCACCAGCTGCTCATCGACCACACCTACTCCATGAGCGGCGGCAAGCCCGTTGACCCGGAACAGAAGATATTCTTCAACCAGATACTGTATCTTTACGACATCATCAAGAACAAGAACCGCACCATCAGGATCGAGACGCCCGACTTCATCTATTTCATGAAGAACGTTCTCATCGACAAGTTCATGAGCGAGATGCGAAAGAGCGACTACAACTACTTCCTGTCGCCGCGGAAGATTGCCAAGCAGGGCGATTTCCTGCGCGCATCGGCGCTGCTCAACAACCGGTTCCAGGTAAACACTGACGACCTGAAGGAGATGTACCACTGCCTTACGACCCTGAACAGCTACATCTCCGTGAAGGCAAAGGACAAATCCGAGGTTGACCTTTACCTCGACGTCTACAACCAGACCATGGCGCACTACCGCGCGACCGGCGCGTTCCAGCAGATCGAGCTCCTCCTGGGCATTCGCCAGGTCTTTCAGGAGATACGGCAGAACCCGGAGCGGAAGGACGCCATACTGGCGCGCAAGGGCGTTCTGCAGAGCCTGATGGATTTCCTGAGAAAGATCTTCCCTACCCGGAAGGTCGAGGACGAACAGAAGCTCACCATCGAATCCCTCAAGAAAAACATCCTTGATCTCACCCCGGCCGTTGAGGAGGTGCAGGAATTGAAGAACGGCATCATGCAGGATTACCGTGAACTCTACTAA
- a CDS encoding response regulator: MAIQKEAFINQYLEELQENVEQLDGSVINLKKDPGNDEELNRILRILHTIKGSSRMLKFSIIEKLAHGLESVFKGIKEQRYQISDGITRLSFLTSDYLREVAHRIRKTRSDDVDVDEIVDTLQKASSSEPFSLPEHPRQSRRQKAGAVTTASESDSACADTDDASIFQEFQTIRIRVDHINEIIKRMNNLIISQFQLKKQNDLISQLEKKIDRFEPLDCNGENRDNRRAEYEKFEKGLLKDVQTIRKTLQEQLETIERETFGLQEMIIGLRMFPLQMILGSLPKMVEELSLSLNKKIRFTLSGGDLKLEKIILETINDPIIHIIRNAVDHGIESPSVRAAAGKDDTATISVSCRSESGAVLVVIQDDGCGISFDRVRERAREMFPTMKEEIDGMTETELAAYLFMPGFSTSATVSDLSGRGVGLDIVKHNIEKIKGKITLSSVAGKGTTFSMTLPLSLATIGGYFITAASGKFFVPANFVREILLIQRKDVIQVLNKKAFMLREELIHLYPLSLLLDIKVSASDEKIHVLLVESLGTVIGIAVDSIIEYASLIYKPLPQNLLKHRFVQGIVFDENYDIVTILNVPALIDLCKGMNDIEMKKRYARSQRRSKHILVIDDSANSREIQKSILETARFTVSTAQDGIDGLAKMRQEDFHLIITDISMPRMDGFTFIENVRREKKYHGIPIIVVSNVEDAESKQRAHDLGANRYIVKSDFDRNNLLENVQNLII; encoded by the coding sequence ATGGCTATTCAGAAAGAAGCGTTTATCAACCAGTATCTTGAAGAGTTGCAGGAAAATGTGGAACAGCTCGACGGATCGGTCATAAACCTGAAAAAGGACCCGGGCAATGATGAAGAGCTCAATCGCATTCTCCGCATTCTGCACACCATCAAGGGCTCGTCCCGCATGCTGAAGTTTTCGATCATCGAGAAGCTCGCTCACGGCCTCGAGAGCGTGTTCAAGGGCATCAAGGAGCAGCGTTACCAGATTTCCGACGGTATAACGCGGCTGTCTTTCCTGACCTCGGATTATTTACGGGAGGTGGCCCACAGGATACGCAAAACACGGTCTGATGACGTCGATGTCGATGAAATAGTCGATACCCTTCAGAAAGCATCATCGAGCGAACCCTTCTCCCTACCTGAACATCCCCGGCAATCCCGGCGACAAAAGGCCGGGGCGGTTACGACCGCGTCCGAATCCGACTCCGCCTGTGCCGATACCGACGACGCGAGCATTTTCCAGGAATTCCAGACCATACGGATCCGTGTCGATCACATCAATGAAATCATCAAAAGAATGAATAATCTTATCATCAGCCAGTTTCAGCTTAAAAAACAGAACGACCTGATATCGCAGCTTGAAAAGAAGATCGACCGTTTCGAGCCGCTTGATTGTAACGGGGAAAACAGGGACAACCGGCGGGCCGAGTACGAAAAATTCGAAAAAGGCCTGTTGAAAGACGTCCAGACGATCCGCAAAACACTCCAGGAACAGCTGGAAACCATCGAACGGGAAACATTCGGGCTGCAGGAGATGATCATCGGACTGCGCATGTTCCCGCTCCAGATGATCCTTGGCTCTCTCCCGAAGATGGTCGAGGAATTGTCCCTGAGCCTGAATAAAAAAATACGATTCACCCTGAGCGGCGGGGACCTCAAGCTTGAAAAAATAATCCTTGAGACCATCAATGATCCCATTATCCATATCATCCGCAACGCCGTCGATCACGGCATCGAATCCCCTTCCGTCCGCGCCGCGGCGGGGAAGGATGATACGGCGACGATTTCAGTCAGCTGCAGAAGTGAAAGCGGCGCTGTCCTTGTCGTCATACAGGACGACGGTTGCGGAATATCTTTCGACCGCGTGAGGGAGCGGGCGAGGGAAATGTTCCCGACAATGAAAGAGGAGATCGACGGCATGACGGAAACAGAGCTGGCCGCCTACCTTTTTATGCCCGGCTTCTCCACCAGCGCAACCGTGTCCGACCTGTCCGGGCGCGGAGTCGGGCTCGACATCGTTAAGCACAATATAGAGAAGATCAAGGGCAAGATAACCTTGTCGAGCGTTGCCGGGAAGGGAACAACCTTCAGCATGACCCTCCCGCTGTCCCTGGCGACAATAGGGGGCTATTTTATCACGGCGGCGTCCGGAAAATTCTTTGTTCCGGCTAATTTCGTAAGGGAAATACTGCTGATCCAGAGGAAGGACGTGATCCAGGTGCTGAACAAGAAAGCCTTCATGCTGCGGGAGGAATTGATACATCTCTATCCCCTCTCTCTCCTCCTGGACATCAAAGTCTCAGCCTCGGATGAAAAGATCCACGTGCTCCTGGTTGAATCGCTGGGGACGGTCATCGGCATCGCCGTGGATTCAATAATCGAATACGCCTCGCTGATTTATAAGCCGCTGCCCCAGAATTTACTGAAGCACCGGTTCGTGCAGGGCATCGTCTTCGATGAGAATTACGACATCGTCACCATCCTCAATGTTCCGGCCCTTATCGACCTGTGCAAAGGCATGAACGATATAGAAATGAAAAAGCGCTATGCCCGAAGCCAGCGGAGAAGCAAGCACATCCTGGTCATCGACGACTCGGCCAATTCGCGGGAAATACAGAAGTCCATTCTTGAAACCGCGCGTTTTACGGTCAGCACCGCCCAGGACGGCATAGACGGGCTTGCGAAAATGCGGCAGGAGGATTTTCATCTTATCATCACGGACATCAGCATGCCCCGCATGGACGGTTTCACCTTCATCGAAAATGTCCGCCGGGAAAAAAAATACCATGGCATTCCCATCATCGTTGTTTCCAATGTCGAAGACGCGGAAAGCAAGCAGCGGGCTCACGATCTTGGCGCAAACCGCTATATCGTAAAATCGGACTTCGACCGCAATAACCTCCTTGAAAATGTTCAGAACCTGATTATATAA
- a CDS encoding NAD(P)-dependent oxidoreductase has protein sequence MVLVTGSNSLLGTKLVKKLLESGEQVRCLDLEKPRDLPSGVEFVEGDNLDALLLGKACAGINTVFHLMDVKSPKHHGRGFMRRVNVKGTGMLLKAAQAAAVKKFVFLSTYEVYGQVKNLPIGESDLKVLKPVTRYGKDKLKAEKLCQEQIKLKKMAISMFRPAPIIGAGTHNPIVLITLLMAMAMEEANRLYVAGHGENRFQLLHPEDAAAALLTAHRGNAYGKIYNLGSEDVPTQMQQIEEVKKRANLDATIMHLSTSKAKFRSFFLKPFKIDYLNKGHVMYLLTDLILDCTLAKHELAWQPKYGNVDIILETIEWYKEEKL, from the coding sequence ATGGTTCTGGTTACGGGCAGCAACAGTCTGCTGGGCACAAAGCTGGTGAAGAAGCTTCTTGAGAGCGGCGAACAGGTGAGGTGTCTCGATCTGGAAAAGCCCCGGGACTTGCCGTCAGGCGTTGAATTCGTCGAGGGCGACAACCTTGACGCCCTGCTCCTCGGGAAAGCCTGCGCCGGCATTAATACCGTGTTCCACCTGATGGACGTGAAGAGCCCCAAGCACCACGGCAGGGGCTTTATGAGAAGGGTCAACGTCAAGGGGACAGGGATGCTCCTCAAGGCCGCCCAGGCCGCAGCCGTGAAGAAATTCGTCTTTCTCTCGACCTACGAGGTGTACGGCCAGGTCAAAAACCTTCCCATCGGCGAGAGCGACCTGAAAGTGCTCAAGCCGGTTACCCGCTACGGCAAGGACAAGCTCAAGGCGGAGAAGCTCTGCCAGGAGCAGATAAAATTGAAGAAGATGGCCATCTCCATGTTCCGGCCGGCTCCCATCATAGGCGCCGGGACCCATAATCCCATCGTGCTGATAACGCTCCTCATGGCCATGGCCATGGAAGAGGCGAACCGTCTTTACGTCGCCGGCCACGGCGAGAACCGCTTTCAGCTCCTTCATCCCGAAGACGCGGCCGCGGCCCTGTTAACCGCCCACAGGGGAAACGCCTATGGAAAGATATACAACCTGGGCTCGGAAGACGTGCCGACACAGATGCAGCAGATAGAAGAGGTGAAGAAGCGGGCGAATCTCGATGCGACCATCATGCACCTCTCGACGTCAAAGGCGAAATTCCGGTCCTTTTTCCTGAAGCCCTTCAAGATAGACTATCTTAACAAGGGCCACGTGATGTATCTTCTCACAGACCTCATCCTGGACTGCACCCTGGCGAAGCATGAGCTGGCGTGGCAGCCGAAGTACGGCAACGTGGATATCATCCTTGAAACGATAGAGTGGTATAAGGAAGAGAAGCTGTAG
- a CDS encoding adenylate/guanylate cyclase domain-containing response regulator: protein MAKNKKKILIVEDSDLVAGMLTDFLSTAGHQVIRAVNGVEGILAAYREIPDVIIMDVEMPALQGYQASRLLKARRGVQDIPIIMHTSLSEDRDEYWARSSGANAFITKDFDNLEPLRSTLEELGNHPPFHTEWIAEDAAIMSPAYILEILGSIVDQQLFQSTLQNELTEVAGSISSLDTTISRICELINRVCQYHVAVINLFYNKKVRVFIFPAAEVFESDAEDFYRICLDDFHGRYPGATMRKPEKRTVGIESRTDYQKIRIDKKKIQSYTCFDLPGIGTLHLGNFMNNYYSDAICCNMDAFTRSAATIIENALLLNHTNEMETSIRNVFSKFVPAEVIDDMVERGSTSSMLSGEKRNVAILFSDIRSFTAIAENNTPEDVVAFLNRYFDTMGAIINQHGGIIDKFIGDAILAIFGAPQSYENNAERAVRSAFKMLMSLPAVNPGNMWLPPKGLDIGIGIHEGDVIVGNIGSREKFDYTVIGDTVNLASRLEGLTKHYQSHIIVSQSVQDKLRELILFREIDSVRVKGKDIPTTIYKLEEARKNIFTDDLMQEYNKGLSMYKIGNWQTGAGYFQKVLAVVPDDYISRMYLDRCTGYMDNPPGDGWEPTRDLDFK, encoded by the coding sequence ATGGCGAAAAACAAGAAAAAAATTCTGATAGTTGAGGATTCCGATCTCGTTGCCGGAATGTTGACGGATTTTCTCTCAACGGCCGGCCATCAGGTGATTCGCGCCGTTAACGGCGTCGAGGGAATACTGGCGGCTTACCGGGAAATCCCGGATGTTATCATAATGGATGTGGAGATGCCGGCCCTTCAGGGTTACCAGGCAAGCCGGCTCCTCAAGGCGCGGCGGGGCGTGCAGGACATCCCCATTATAATGCACACATCCCTTTCAGAGGACCGGGATGAATACTGGGCCCGTTCATCCGGCGCAAACGCTTTCATCACCAAGGACTTCGACAATCTTGAGCCGCTCCGCAGCACACTGGAAGAGCTTGGGAATCACCCACCTTTTCACACCGAATGGATAGCGGAGGACGCTGCAATCATGTCCCCCGCCTATATTCTTGAAATCCTGGGCTCCATCGTAGATCAGCAGCTTTTCCAGTCGACGCTCCAGAATGAACTCACCGAGGTGGCCGGGAGCATATCTTCTCTCGACACAACCATCTCGCGGATTTGCGAGCTGATAAACAGGGTCTGCCAGTACCATGTGGCCGTCATTAATCTTTTTTACAATAAGAAGGTCCGTGTTTTTATATTCCCTGCAGCCGAGGTTTTCGAAAGCGATGCCGAGGATTTTTACCGCATCTGCCTGGACGATTTTCACGGCCGTTATCCAGGGGCGACCATGAGGAAACCGGAGAAGCGCACGGTGGGAATTGAGAGCCGGACCGACTATCAGAAGATCAGGATCGATAAAAAGAAGATCCAATCCTACACGTGTTTTGATCTGCCCGGGATCGGCACTCTCCATCTGGGCAATTTCATGAACAACTATTATTCCGACGCGATCTGTTGCAATATGGACGCTTTTACCCGGTCAGCGGCAACGATCATTGAAAATGCCCTGTTGCTTAATCACACGAATGAAATGGAAACATCCATACGCAATGTTTTCTCTAAATTTGTTCCCGCCGAGGTCATAGACGACATGGTGGAAAGGGGTTCCACGTCCTCCATGCTGAGCGGAGAGAAGAGGAACGTCGCCATCCTCTTCTCCGACATCCGTTCCTTCACCGCGATCGCCGAAAACAACACTCCGGAAGATGTTGTCGCCTTCCTGAACCGCTACTTCGACACCATGGGGGCTATCATAAACCAGCATGGCGGCATCATCGATAAGTTCATCGGTGACGCGATCCTGGCGATTTTCGGCGCGCCCCAGAGTTATGAGAACAATGCGGAACGCGCCGTGCGCTCCGCCTTCAAGATGCTCATGTCCCTGCCCGCGGTAAATCCCGGCAATATGTGGCTTCCCCCCAAGGGCCTGGATATCGGCATCGGCATTCACGAGGGCGATGTGATCGTGGGCAATATTGGATCGCGGGAGAAATTCGACTACACGGTCATCGGCGATACCGTCAACCTCGCCTCCCGCCTCGAGGGTTTAACGAAGCACTACCAGAGCCATATAATCGTATCACAGAGCGTTCAGGATAAGCTCAGAGAGCTTATCCTCTTCCGTGAGATCGACAGTGTCCGCGTGAAAGGAAAGGATATCCCTACAACCATTTACAAGCTTGAGGAGGCGCGTAAAAACATTTTCACGGATGATCTGATGCAGGAATACAACAAGGGGCTCAGCATGTACAAGATCGGCAATTGGCAGACCGGGGCCGGATATTTCCAGAAGGTGCTTGCCGTGGTCCCGGATGACTATATTTCGCGGATGTACCTTGACCGGTGCACCGGCTATATGGACAATCCTCCCGGTGATGGCTGGGAGCCAACCCGTGATCTCGATTTCAAGTGA
- a CDS encoding VWA domain-containing protein: protein MTVDTAQHRRADAEDIDFFEYWDSLGFFEFSRTILPPQFFALFEIARVIFSDERLDDAFSAIDEISREDREYKPDRKESIQVNRLEKISPLSDRMEIDRYRYIIDMKKALPRELAQEQEIFDIKLYTKTLLVQRHYETEADRFKPVSTSRDKKGKEANRYEQKFFILLDRSKSMEAKMRTFYSKCIIAEFLRRKYNTRAKIFYRPFDSKAGNLMKVEKQQDFPRLIEEILYTTTGGRSTNIHEAILQAISDINFDKEMAKSEILVVTDGISKIEKHELRIKLGDIKLNVLKIGDEIAKPDLMEMEGHLKSQNVQVYGDTMDIRTIKKKMDEYRATGNDSGLTFAEKTAFRRIMDSSDKMFNDLKEVANKYIQINDLNPELLYNVGPDQLEFIQFTLERFSIIDIKELTLLDKKKLFRQIQFFYQYIQMLMENGNAENPALQEALENLVRIKRRMLKNPDMVFMFTERKELTDDKDTMKLAKAQAKQMLKQMKLDDRKLSIAEMKKAQLIFTSETGKGSRGQLLTLLLVKLWVFLKKLLTKEGREATRAEKKKRAEEKDRDIHGLDENAI from the coding sequence GTGACTGTCGATACGGCTCAACATAGAAGGGCTGACGCCGAGGATATTGACTTTTTCGAATACTGGGATTCCCTCGGCTTTTTCGAGTTTTCCCGTACCATTCTCCCACCGCAGTTTTTCGCCCTTTTCGAAATCGCCCGCGTTATTTTTTCCGACGAACGCCTCGACGACGCCTTCAGCGCCATCGACGAGATATCCCGGGAGGACCGCGAGTACAAGCCTGACCGAAAGGAAAGCATTCAGGTCAACCGTCTCGAAAAGATATCTCCCCTCTCCGACCGGATGGAGATAGACCGCTACCGTTACATCATCGACATGAAGAAAGCGCTCCCCCGGGAGCTGGCGCAGGAACAGGAAATCTTCGACATAAAGCTCTACACCAAAACACTGCTGGTGCAGCGGCACTACGAGACCGAGGCCGACCGGTTCAAGCCCGTTTCAACGTCGCGCGACAAGAAGGGAAAGGAAGCTAACCGCTACGAGCAGAAATTCTTCATCCTCCTCGACCGGTCAAAGTCGATGGAAGCGAAGATGCGCACCTTTTACTCGAAATGCATCATAGCCGAATTTCTCCGAAGAAAGTACAACACCCGGGCCAAGATCTTTTACCGCCCCTTCGACTCCAAGGCCGGTAACCTCATGAAGGTCGAAAAGCAGCAGGATTTTCCGCGCCTCATCGAGGAGATCCTGTACACGACCACCGGCGGAAGAAGCACCAACATCCACGAAGCGATATTGCAGGCCATCAGCGACATCAACTTCGACAAGGAGATGGCCAAATCGGAAATTCTGGTCGTCACCGACGGCATCAGTAAAATCGAAAAGCACGAGCTCCGCATCAAGCTGGGGGACATCAAGCTGAACGTGCTGAAAATCGGCGACGAGATCGCCAAGCCGGACCTTATGGAGATGGAAGGCCACCTGAAGAGCCAGAACGTGCAGGTCTACGGCGACACCATGGACATCCGCACCATCAAAAAGAAGATGGACGAGTACAGGGCCACGGGCAACGATTCCGGCCTCACCTTCGCCGAGAAGACGGCGTTCCGGCGGATCATGGATTCATCCGACAAGATGTTCAACGACCTCAAGGAAGTGGCGAACAAGTACATCCAGATCAACGACCTTAACCCCGAGCTCCTCTATAACGTGGGACCGGATCAGCTGGAATTCATCCAGTTCACCCTGGAGCGCTTTTCAATCATCGATATCAAGGAGCTCACCCTCCTCGACAAGAAAAAGCTGTTCCGCCAGATCCAGTTCTTCTACCAGTACATCCAGATGCTCATGGAGAACGGGAATGCCGAGAACCCGGCCCTCCAGGAGGCGCTGGAAAACCTCGTCCGCATCAAGCGGCGCATGCTCAAGAACCCGGACATGGTATTCATGTTCACGGAGCGAAAGGAGCTCACCGACGACAAGGATACGATGAAGCTCGCCAAGGCCCAGGCGAAGCAGATGCTGAAGCAGATGAAGCTCGACGACCGGAAACTCAGCATCGCGGAGATGAAAAAAGCCCAGCTCATTTTCACGTCGGAAACCGGCAAGGGCAGCCGGGGCCAGCTCCTGACGCTCCTCCTGGTGAAGCTGTGGGTATTCCTGAAGAAATTGTTGACGAAAGAAGGCCGGGAAGCCACCCGCGCGGAGAAAAAAAAGCGTGCCGAGGAAAAGGATCGGGATATCCACGGTCTGGACGAGAACGCCATCTGA
- the cheB gene encoding chemotaxis-specific protein-glutamate methyltransferase CheB, which yields MKIMIVDDSVLLRGIIKQILLENSDVETVIEATNGKIAIEKNMIETPDLIIMDINMPVMDGISATREIMQQRPVPVMIFSSKVDAANSFTALKYGAVDVMSKPNIEQLNNPEFYKRFIEKLYTLATALQKMPRDTDSKKEDDMAVMKGYDMIVMGASTGGPMAIASIIRRLPAGFPRGIVIVQHLETGFEQSFAQWLNLETPLTVRLAVNDDYPAAGEVLIAPALRHLVFKGRRLFLDDGPKVQNQKPSADILFTSAAVQFKERLIGVLLTGMGRDGAQGCVDIKRNGGITLVQDADTSTIFGMPKCAIQLGGASRVLPLDKITDTLVALTAPA from the coding sequence ATGAAAATCATGATTGTTGACGATTCTGTGCTCCTGCGGGGCATTATCAAGCAGATCCTTCTTGAGAACAGCGACGTGGAAACGGTGATCGAGGCGACAAACGGAAAGATCGCGATAGAAAAGAATATGATTGAAACCCCCGATCTTATAATCATGGACATCAACATGCCGGTCATGGACGGCATCAGCGCCACCCGCGAGATCATGCAGCAGCGGCCCGTTCCGGTGATGATTTTTTCAAGCAAGGTCGACGCCGCGAACAGCTTCACGGCGCTGAAATACGGGGCTGTCGATGTCATGAGCAAACCGAACATCGAACAGCTCAACAATCCGGAATTCTATAAGCGTTTCATAGAAAAGCTTTACACCCTCGCAACGGCCCTGCAGAAGATGCCCCGTGATACCGATTCCAAAAAAGAAGACGATATGGCTGTCATGAAGGGCTATGACATGATCGTCATGGGAGCGTCAACGGGCGGTCCCATGGCCATCGCCAGTATCATCAGGAGGCTTCCCGCCGGATTCCCCCGGGGGATTGTCATCGTCCAGCACCTGGAAACAGGCTTCGAGCAGAGTTTTGCCCAGTGGCTGAATTTGGAGACGCCTCTCACTGTCCGCCTGGCGGTAAATGACGATTACCCCGCGGCGGGGGAAGTGCTCATCGCTCCTGCATTGCGGCACCTGGTCTTCAAGGGCAGAAGGCTGTTCCTCGATGACGGCCCCAAGGTGCAAAACCAGAAGCCCAGCGCGGATATCCTTTTTACCTCGGCCGCTGTCCAGTTCAAGGAGCGTCTGATCGGGGTGCTACTCACCGGGATGGGAAGGGATGGAGCGCAGGGCTGCGTGGATATTAAGCGTAACGGGGGAATAACACTGGTGCAGGACGCCGACACGTCGACAATATTCGGCATGCCAAAATGCGCCATCCAGCTCGGCGGCGCTTCCCGCGTGCTCCCCCTTGACAAAATTACTGATACACTGGTCGCCCTGACCGCCCCGGCATGA